In Verrucomicrobiia bacterium, one DNA window encodes the following:
- a CDS encoding MotA/TolQ/ExbB proton channel family protein: MNALFFFAAAGSGSGQLELVYVWDQARPEAKAIIVCLAIFSVMAWSVMIRKAIQMRRAKRLNNLFTNEFRNQPHVLDLFDRRLQVDACPLFVVYQSGSRELDARLRSGAPEARKTAVSLKSAEHVKRSLENAVAQESLKLESGLILLAIAVSGGPFLGLLGTVWGVMSTFAGIAQSGSATLTAMAPGVSAALVTTVAGLLVAIPSMFAYNYLVHNLRVLTVELDNFAQELISKMETEYLADE; the protein is encoded by the coding sequence ATGAACGCGCTATTCTTTTTTGCTGCCGCTGGCAGCGGGTCCGGACAGCTGGAGCTGGTCTATGTTTGGGACCAGGCCCGCCCCGAGGCCAAGGCCATCATTGTCTGCCTCGCCATCTTCTCGGTGATGGCGTGGTCGGTGATGATCCGCAAAGCCATCCAAATGCGCCGCGCCAAACGGCTCAACAACCTGTTCACCAACGAATTTCGCAACCAGCCGCACGTGCTGGATTTGTTTGACCGCCGGCTGCAAGTCGATGCCTGCCCGTTGTTTGTGGTTTATCAGTCGGGCAGCCGCGAACTGGATGCCCGGTTGCGCAGCGGCGCCCCTGAAGCCCGCAAAACCGCCGTTTCCCTCAAGAGCGCGGAGCACGTAAAGCGCTCGCTCGAAAACGCCGTGGCGCAGGAATCCCTCAAGCTCGAATCCGGCCTGATCCTCCTCGCCATTGCCGTCAGCGGCGGGCCGTTCCTCGGTCTGCTCGGCACGGTGTGGGGCGTCATGAGCACCTTCGCGGGCATTGCGCAGTCCGGCAGCGCCACGCTTACGGCCATGGCACCGGGCGTTTCGGCGGCGCTGGTCACGACCGTGGCCGGCCTGCTCGTCGCCATTCCCTCGATGTTTGCCTATAACTATCTCGTTCACAACCTGCGCGTCCTGACGGTCGAACTGGACAACTTTGCGCAGGAACTCATCTCCAAGATGGAAACGGAGTATCTGGCCGATGAGTAA
- a CDS encoding FGGY family carbohydrate kinase: MSRLFIACDFGEERGRVMLGTLHKDRLNISEVHRFANVPLREKDAVLWDIAQMYQETLVGLREIGAYEEPVDAISCHSWTGDYLLFHADASFIPPTHHHGDPRTAEGRREVLKKLSWESLYAETGLRDSSRSTLYQLAAEKPKTLKRADHLMPVADGFNYLLGGVPGVEISSAAASQLYNPTTRDWSDRLLNLVGVRAKLLPSLLAAGTRLKPLRPELVQATRLEDTQVVASCSNALAASLVGLPVPEGESWAFLRLGREAVLGTELGAPFINEASCEARFSHTLGHGGAVYGHLETAGLALLEECRRILAETDPGLDDGALAYLAASAPPLESLINPADPRFATSNDLLAKIQGFCRDTGQTVPRKPGPIVRCLMESLALAQRRALDSLVQLTGREFTQVQLLSDSNNSMLHHFIANALQLPVVVAPAETAAIGNVVVQALAMGRIHSLYEARQLVQQSFKWPSVLPHPAAIWAPAYERFLQLAAAPAEAVPA, translated from the coding sequence ATGAGTCGTCTTTTTATTGCTTGTGACTTCGGAGAGGAACGCGGCCGTGTCATGCTGGGCACGTTGCACAAGGACCGGCTGAACATCAGCGAAGTGCACCGCTTCGCCAACGTGCCGCTCCGCGAGAAGGACGCCGTGCTGTGGGACATCGCGCAGATGTATCAGGAGACGCTGGTCGGCCTGCGCGAGATTGGCGCCTACGAAGAGCCGGTGGATGCCATCAGCTGTCACAGCTGGACGGGCGACTATTTGTTGTTTCACGCCGACGCGTCGTTCATTCCGCCCACGCATCACCACGGCGATCCGCGCACCGCGGAAGGCCGCCGCGAGGTGCTGAAGAAGCTGTCGTGGGAATCCCTCTACGCCGAGACCGGCCTCCGGGATTCCAGCCGAAGCACGCTTTATCAACTGGCCGCCGAAAAGCCCAAGACGCTCAAACGCGCAGACCATTTGATGCCCGTCGCGGATGGGTTCAACTATCTGCTCGGCGGCGTGCCGGGCGTGGAAATTTCATCGGCGGCGGCGAGTCAGCTTTACAATCCAACCACCCGCGACTGGTCGGACCGTCTGCTGAATCTCGTCGGCGTGCGCGCCAAGTTGCTGCCCTCGCTGCTCGCGGCGGGAACGCGCTTGAAGCCGCTGCGGCCGGAACTCGTCCAGGCCACGCGGCTGGAGGACACCCAGGTGGTCGCCTCCTGCTCCAACGCGCTGGCGGCGTCGCTGGTCGGCCTGCCGGTGCCGGAGGGGGAATCGTGGGCCTTCCTGCGCCTGGGCCGGGAAGCGGTCCTCGGCACCGAACTCGGGGCGCCCTTCATCAATGAAGCCAGTTGCGAAGCCCGCTTCAGCCATACGCTCGGTCATGGCGGCGCCGTGTATGGTCACCTCGAAACCGCCGGACTCGCGCTGCTGGAGGAGTGCCGGCGGATCCTGGCGGAAACCGATCCCGGGCTGGATGACGGTGCGCTGGCCTATCTGGCGGCCTCCGCACCGCCCTTGGAGTCGTTGATCAACCCAGCCGACCCGCGCTTTGCCACCAGCAACGATCTGCTCGCCAAGATTCAGGGGTTCTGCCGGGACACCGGCCAGACGGTGCCGCGCAAACCGGGTCCCATCGTCCGCTGTCTGATGGAGAGCCTTGCCCTGGCCCAGCGCCGCGCACTGGACTCGCTTGTGCAACTCACCGGCCGTGAGTTCACGCAGGTGCAATTGTTGAGCGACTCCAACAACAGCATGTTGCACCATTTCATCGCCAATGCGTTGCAGCTCCCCGTCGTCGTGGCGCCCGCTGAAACGGCGGCCATTGGCAACGTGGTCGTGCAGGCGCTCGCCATGGGCCGCATCCATTCCCTCTACGAAGCGCGCCAGTTGGTGCAGCAATCGTTCAAGTGGCCGAGCGTGCTCCCCCACCCGGCCGCCATCTGGGCACCCGCCTATGAACGCTTTCTGCAGCTTGCAGCCGCCCCGGCGGAAGCCGTTCCCGCTTAA
- a CDS encoding glycoside hydrolase family 88 protein: MNTIVRLAKIPLIPARSPGIVRRMKSLWLAVPAAAGLITGCAATRPGAQTYFSHWPDGTAPAVVGRRVAENFLARKFDFETNPKRQFIIYPEACAGYGALTVAQLTGDTNLQAELVRKFDFILTPDGAQHINPVAHVDYRVFGIVPLEIYQQTKDRRYLDIGLKLADAQWAKTTPDGITAEARYWIDDMYMIPAVQVQAFRATGDTKYLDRAALAMAAYFDKLQQPNGLFFHGTNAPFYWGRGNGWMAAGSAELLRSLPANHPHRARILAGYRKMMAALLANQDPNGMWHQLIDKPGSWPETSGSAMFTFALVTGVKNGWLDAKTYGPAARKSWITLVGYLDANAKIRDVCVGTNKGQSEQYYLDRPRTTGDLHGQAPMLWTASALLR, translated from the coding sequence GTGAACACAATCGTCCGGCTGGCAAAAATCCCATTGATCCCCGCCCGCTCGCCCGGCATCGTCCGCCGGATGAAATCTCTTTGGCTGGCCGTTCCGGCTGCGGCTGGGTTGATCACGGGTTGTGCCGCGACCCGGCCCGGGGCGCAGACATATTTCTCACACTGGCCGGACGGCACCGCGCCCGCCGTCGTCGGGCGCCGCGTGGCGGAAAACTTCCTCGCCCGCAAGTTCGACTTTGAGACCAACCCGAAACGCCAGTTCATCATCTATCCTGAGGCCTGCGCGGGTTACGGCGCGCTAACGGTTGCGCAGCTTACCGGCGATACCAATCTCCAGGCGGAGCTGGTCCGAAAGTTTGATTTCATCCTGACGCCCGACGGCGCCCAGCACATCAACCCCGTGGCGCACGTGGATTACCGCGTGTTTGGCATCGTGCCGCTGGAGATTTACCAGCAGACCAAGGACCGGCGGTATCTGGACATCGGGCTGAAACTGGCCGACGCGCAATGGGCGAAGACCACGCCAGACGGCATCACGGCCGAGGCACGGTATTGGATCGATGACATGTATATGATCCCGGCCGTGCAAGTGCAGGCCTTCCGCGCGACCGGCGACACCAAATACCTCGACCGCGCCGCGCTTGCGATGGCGGCCTACTTCGACAAGCTTCAGCAGCCGAACGGACTGTTCTTCCACGGCACCAACGCGCCGTTTTACTGGGGCCGCGGCAACGGCTGGATGGCCGCCGGCTCGGCGGAACTGCTGCGCTCACTCCCGGCGAACCATCCACACCGTGCCCGCATTCTCGCCGGCTACCGCAAGATGATGGCCGCGTTGCTCGCCAACCAGGACCCGAACGGCATGTGGCACCAATTGATCGACAAACCCGGGTCGTGGCCGGAAACGTCCGGCTCGGCGATGTTCACCTTCGCCCTGGTGACCGGCGTGAAGAACGGCTGGCTGGACGCGAAAACCTACGGCCCGGCCGCGCGCAAATCGTGGATTACGCTGGTGGGGTATCTCGACGCGAACGCCAAAATCCGGGACGTGTGCGTCGGCACGAACAAGGGACAGAGCGAGCAATACTATCTCGACCGCCCGCGCACGACCGGCGACTTGCACGGCCAGGCGCCCATGCTCTGGACGGCCAGCGCGTTGCTGCGCTGA
- a CDS encoding TonB family protein — translation MDRLAKKCVLASGLLHGTLVLVLLVGPAFLRSNETVETKQVIDFIPFKTLQQDITGGGNPNVAQVIPPPAAQARPEARPQPQPAKPEPQPERRPDPAPVKPKPVPEARPEPKAEPRNDKPDPDSLEATPKRHKPVVNLKPVVRKSDSSTSAAEAAAQRAQERAQERAAAERLSRTLDNAISSIREGASGSVQISDLPGPGGGGIPYAGFNQALISAYMRAWLVPADVAKLNVKVVAVITLRRDGTVISSRIERASGNSDLNESVRQALDKVSYVAPFPDNVKDTQKTFWLEFDPRARAMMG, via the coding sequence ATGGATCGCCTCGCCAAAAAATGCGTCCTCGCATCCGGCCTCCTGCACGGCACGCTGGTGCTCGTGTTGCTGGTGGGGCCGGCTTTCCTGCGCTCCAACGAAACCGTGGAGACCAAGCAGGTCATTGATTTTATTCCGTTCAAGACGCTGCAACAGGATATTACCGGCGGCGGTAATCCCAATGTGGCGCAGGTGATTCCGCCGCCGGCCGCTCAAGCCCGTCCGGAAGCACGGCCACAGCCGCAGCCCGCAAAACCTGAGCCGCAGCCGGAGCGTCGGCCCGATCCGGCCCCCGTAAAACCCAAGCCGGTGCCGGAAGCCAGGCCGGAACCGAAGGCGGAACCGCGCAACGACAAACCCGATCCGGATTCGTTGGAAGCCACGCCCAAGCGCCACAAGCCGGTGGTGAATTTGAAACCAGTGGTTCGCAAGTCGGACAGCTCGACGTCAGCCGCTGAGGCGGCCGCCCAACGTGCTCAGGAACGCGCCCAAGAACGCGCCGCGGCTGAGCGGTTGAGCCGCACGTTGGACAATGCGATCAGCAGCATTCGTGAAGGAGCCTCTGGGAGCGTGCAGATCAGCGATTTGCCCGGTCCCGGTGGCGGCGGCATCCCTTACGCCGGTTTCAATCAGGCCTTGATCAGCGCCTACATGCGGGCGTGGCTGGTGCCGGCGGACGTGGCCAAACTGAATGTCAAAGTGGTGGCGGTCATCACGCTCCGGCGTGACGGCACGGTCATCTCGTCGCGTATTGAACGCGCGTCCGGCAATTCCGATCTGAACGAGTCGGTGCGACAGGCGCTGGACAAGGTTTCCTACGTCGCGCCGTTTCCGGACAACGTCAAGGACACGCAAAAGACCTTCTGGCTCGAATTCGATCCCCGAGCCCGGGCCATGATGGGATAA
- a CDS encoding YicC/YloC family endoribonuclease, with the protein MNSMTGYGRGECSQDGFKITVELSSVNRKQAEISLNLPRELEVLEGRIRDTINHAVARGRVNVRVSIHTARGRNSARMHLNPELARAYAKELSALARQLKLKDEVTLDQLVRAPGVFQTDEELAGEEDFWPAVETALNKALAALLKMRAREGTHLAKDLTHRITVMRAAVEEVRQNAPQVAERYRTALLERIRAAGLENINTDDERLLKEVVLFADRSDISEELTRLQSHFQQFDELTRAKEPVGRTLDFLAQEINREINTIGSKANDALISRAVVTLKAELEKFREQAMNVE; encoded by the coding sequence ATGAATTCAATGACGGGTTATGGGCGCGGCGAGTGCTCTCAGGACGGCTTCAAAATCACGGTGGAATTGAGTTCCGTAAACCGCAAGCAGGCGGAGATTTCCCTGAACCTGCCCCGCGAACTTGAGGTGCTTGAAGGCCGCATACGCGACACCATCAACCACGCCGTTGCCCGCGGCCGGGTGAACGTGCGCGTGAGCATTCACACCGCCCGGGGCCGGAACTCGGCCCGCATGCACCTCAATCCCGAACTCGCCCGCGCCTACGCCAAGGAACTCTCCGCCCTGGCCCGGCAGTTGAAACTGAAGGACGAGGTCACGCTGGACCAGCTCGTGCGCGCGCCGGGCGTTTTTCAGACGGATGAAGAACTGGCCGGGGAGGAGGATTTCTGGCCAGCCGTGGAAACCGCGCTGAACAAGGCACTGGCCGCCCTGCTGAAGATGCGCGCCCGCGAAGGCACGCACCTCGCCAAGGACCTCACCCACCGCATCACGGTCATGCGCGCCGCGGTGGAGGAAGTGCGGCAAAACGCGCCGCAGGTGGCGGAACGCTACCGCACCGCCCTGCTCGAACGCATTCGCGCCGCAGGGCTGGAAAACATCAACACCGACGACGAACGACTGCTCAAGGAGGTGGTGCTGTTTGCCGACCGGTCGGACATTTCCGAGGAGTTGACGCGCCTGCAGAGCCATTTTCAACAATTCGACGAACTCACGCGCGCCAAGGAGCCCGTCGGCCGCACGCTGGATTTCCTGGCCCAGGAAATCAACCGCGAGATCAACACGATCGGCTCGAAGGCCAACGACGCGCTGATTTCGCGCGCGGTGGTCACGTTGAAGGCGGAACTCGAAAAATTCCGCGAACAGGCCATGAATGTTGAATAA
- a CDS encoding biopolymer transporter ExbD, whose amino-acid sequence MRRFSQRSHLVTLNEINITPLLDLAFVLLIIFVITTPLLEQGLDLKLAKGGTPSKPITPNDIRTVEIAPNGALMLDRRPMNLDLMEKWLVYYSKVNPNTVVYIRADENGRNKDLYAVIDRCQRNGITRFSLRTEPEGRR is encoded by the coding sequence ATGCGCCGCTTCTCCCAACGCAGTCATCTGGTGACGTTGAACGAAATCAACATCACGCCGCTGCTCGACCTGGCGTTCGTGTTGTTGATCATCTTCGTCATCACCACGCCGTTGCTGGAGCAGGGGTTGGATCTCAAACTGGCCAAGGGTGGCACGCCGAGCAAGCCCATCACCCCGAACGATATTCGGACCGTCGAAATTGCGCCCAACGGCGCCCTCATGCTGGACCGCCGGCCGATGAACCTCGATCTGATGGAGAAATGGCTGGTGTATTACTCGAAGGTGAACCCCAACACCGTTGTTTACATCCGCGCGGATGAAAACGGCCGCAACAAGGATTTGTATGCGGTCATTGACCGCTGTCAGCGCAACGGCATCACGCGCTTCTCGTTGCGCACCGAACCGGAGGGCCGCCGCTGA
- a CDS encoding biopolymer transporter Tol, which yields MMKKLLALFVTLAVAGAVGRAQDAVVIHPGGFKAPGTTPPIKINIAGFNSEVSSVLNFDLYVMGFINVAADQAQYLISGTASPNVQGTATDRFNKQVLLNKAYTGGTLRRQAHALADDLAFALSGSKGIALTKIAFKVDTGADSEIYMADFDGHNAQQVTRDNSIVAAPTWVPGKLELCYTSYRLGNPDIFRHDLLTGTRATIARYSGLNTAAAVSPDGRRVAMILSKSGSPDVYVCNLDGSGLKQLTHTREDESSPCWSPDGRWICYASKHNGIRGLYKISADGGSPERIITRGVSSPSEPDWSPDGKWIVFTSQMGDFQICVVPAEGGQTTVLVSGEDPSWAPNSRTVVFARRGGGARHLSLLDVPTKQVKDAARISGNNSQPSWAK from the coding sequence ATGATGAAAAAACTTCTCGCACTGTTTGTAACCCTGGCCGTGGCTGGCGCGGTTGGCCGGGCTCAGGATGCCGTGGTCATTCACCCGGGCGGGTTCAAGGCGCCGGGCACCACGCCGCCGATCAAGATCAACATCGCCGGCTTCAACAGCGAAGTCAGTTCGGTGTTGAATTTCGACCTCTACGTGATGGGCTTCATCAACGTGGCGGCGGATCAGGCGCAGTATCTGATTTCCGGCACCGCCAGTCCGAACGTCCAGGGCACGGCGACCGACCGCTTCAACAAGCAGGTGCTCCTCAACAAGGCCTACACCGGCGGCACGCTGCGGCGACAGGCCCACGCGCTGGCCGACGACCTCGCCTTCGCCCTGAGCGGCAGCAAGGGCATCGCGCTGACCAAGATCGCCTTCAAGGTGGACACCGGCGCAGACAGCGAGATTTATATGGCCGACTTCGACGGCCACAACGCCCAGCAGGTTACGCGCGACAACAGCATCGTCGCCGCGCCCACGTGGGTTCCGGGCAAGCTGGAACTGTGCTATACGAGCTACCGGCTCGGCAATCCCGACATCTTCCGGCACGACCTGCTCACCGGCACCCGCGCCACCATTGCGCGCTACTCCGGCTTGAACACGGCCGCTGCCGTGTCGCCCGACGGCCGCCGCGTCGCGATGATCCTCAGCAAAAGCGGCAGTCCAGACGTTTATGTCTGCAATCTCGACGGCAGCGGGCTGAAGCAGTTGACGCACACCCGGGAGGACGAGTCCTCGCCGTGCTGGTCGCCGGACGGCCGGTGGATTTGCTACGCCTCCAAGCACAATGGCATTCGCGGGCTCTACAAGATTTCGGCCGACGGCGGCTCGCCCGAGCGCATCATCACCCGCGGGGTCTCCAGTCCGAGCGAACCGGACTGGTCGCCGGACGGCAAGTGGATCGTCTTTACCTCGCAAATGGGTGACTTCCAGATCTGCGTGGTCCCCGCCGAAGGCGGGCAGACGACGGTGCTCGTTTCGGGCGAGGATCCGTCCTGGGCGCCCAACTCGCGCACGGTGGTCTTCGCCCGGCGCGGCGGCGGTGCGCGCCACCTGTCTTTGCTTGACGTGCCTACGAAACAAGTCAAGGATGCCGCCCGAATTTCGGGCAACAACTCACAACCCAGTTGGGCCAAATAA
- a CDS encoding ATP-binding protein, whose translation MTTQARWLSQLLRSLEIPAPEIPRRLRRVESVERNLVLPLKVFAIGIILYFLHQSPWFGIPLGSLDITVTTVNAIFAAYIALNVVGAAILLLARRLPFPLVQWSVFALSLSDGIFVGALTIVSGGFDSPLFWLFAVLIIRNAASHPPVWSQLALNVCICACFATACSLTFSLNAQIAEELYGTPVPHTRRSLAHEAGQPGHISPVETTSPETFLSAEDDSEGATEPVIIRVIVLLLTSVWFYAIQVLLEKQRLASEEAREFAARENQLRSAGRLAAEFAHQIKNPLAIVNNAVFSLERGLKTGKGNPQQHLRIIREEVDRADRIITQVMGYSQLTEGRVEKLDLEAEIRGAVSQMFPPGLTLGISVTLDLQPPFPPLLMQRRHFSEILLNLLQNAREALGLRGAITVSTRVRRDQSVEIIVADNGPGIAAEQLARIFEAYFTTKERGTGLGLAIVKNNVELYGGTVRAESELGKGTRFVLVFPAKASVKFGS comes from the coding sequence ATGACCACCCAGGCCCGATGGCTCAGTCAACTGCTCCGCTCCCTGGAGATTCCCGCTCCGGAAATTCCCCGGCGGCTGCGGCGGGTTGAATCGGTCGAGCGCAACCTGGTCCTGCCGCTCAAAGTCTTTGCGATCGGCATCATCCTTTATTTTCTCCATCAGTCGCCATGGTTCGGCATTCCGCTGGGCTCGCTGGACATCACGGTGACGACCGTCAATGCGATTTTTGCGGCCTACATCGCCCTCAACGTGGTCGGCGCAGCCATTTTGCTGCTGGCCCGGCGCCTGCCCTTCCCGCTGGTGCAATGGTCCGTGTTTGCCCTCAGCCTTTCGGACGGCATTTTTGTCGGGGCACTGACCATCGTCAGCGGGGGCTTCGACAGTCCGTTGTTCTGGCTGTTTGCAGTGTTGATCATCCGCAACGCCGCCAGCCACCCGCCCGTGTGGTCGCAACTCGCCCTGAACGTCTGCATCTGCGCCTGCTTTGCCACGGCCTGCTCGCTGACCTTCTCGCTCAACGCACAAATCGCCGAGGAACTCTACGGCACGCCGGTGCCGCACACGCGCCGCAGCCTCGCGCACGAAGCCGGTCAACCGGGCCACATCAGCCCGGTCGAGACCACCAGTCCGGAGACATTTCTGTCGGCTGAGGATGACAGTGAAGGCGCCACCGAGCCGGTCATCATCCGCGTCATCGTGCTCCTGCTGACCAGCGTGTGGTTTTACGCCATCCAGGTGCTGCTGGAAAAACAACGGCTCGCCTCGGAGGAGGCGCGCGAGTTCGCCGCGCGGGAAAACCAATTGCGTTCCGCGGGCCGGCTGGCCGCCGAGTTCGCTCACCAGATCAAAAACCCGCTGGCCATCGTCAACAACGCGGTCTTTTCGCTCGAACGCGGCTTGAAAACCGGCAAGGGCAATCCGCAGCAGCATTTGCGCATCATCCGGGAGGAGGTGGACCGCGCCGACCGCATCATCACGCAGGTGATGGGCTACTCGCAGCTCACGGAAGGCCGCGTGGAAAAACTCGATCTCGAAGCGGAGATCCGCGGGGCCGTGTCCCAGATGTTTCCGCCGGGACTGACGTTGGGCATTTCCGTGACGCTCGATTTGCAGCCGCCCTTTCCGCCGTTGCTGATGCAGCGGCGGCATTTTTCCGAGATTCTGCTGAACCTGCTGCAAAACGCCCGCGAAGCGCTGGGGTTGCGCGGCGCCATCACCGTCTCCACCCGCGTGCGCCGCGACCAGTCGGTGGAAATCATCGTGGCCGACAATGGTCCGGGCATCGCCGCCGAGCAACTGGCCCGCATTTTCGAGGCGTATTTCACCACCAAGGAGCGGGGCACCGGCCTGGGGCTGGCCATCGTCAAAAACAACGTCGAACTTTACGGCGGCACGGTGCGCGCGGAGTCGGAGCTTGGAAAAGGCACCCGCTTCGTCCTAGTATTCCCCGCGAAAGCATCCGTCAAATTCGGTTCATGA
- a CDS encoding peroxiredoxin-like family protein: MITKTSARWFALLSVSCLLPAVRLAAETPATPPKVGDPAPTFTLKTLTGQPVALAALTAKQPVVLVLLRGWPGYQCPICTKQVHQYVTEAAGFTGKAQVLMVYPGPADKLKEHAEEFLHDKQWPKEFLFVTDPDYAFTKAYGLRWNAPAETAYPATFILDTAGKVRFARISHSHGDRSSPAEVLKALDHIK; the protein is encoded by the coding sequence ATGATCACAAAAACATCCGCCCGCTGGTTTGCTTTGCTTTCCGTCTCGTGCCTGCTCCCGGCCGTTCGGTTGGCCGCAGAGACGCCCGCAACGCCGCCCAAGGTGGGCGACCCGGCACCGACGTTCACCCTCAAGACGCTCACGGGCCAGCCGGTGGCCTTGGCGGCGTTGACGGCCAAACAGCCGGTGGTGCTGGTCCTTTTGCGCGGCTGGCCCGGGTATCAATGCCCCATCTGCACCAAGCAGGTGCACCAATACGTCACCGAGGCCGCGGGTTTCACCGGCAAAGCCCAGGTGCTGATGGTCTATCCCGGTCCCGCCGACAAACTCAAGGAACACGCCGAGGAATTCCTGCATGACAAACAATGGCCGAAGGAGTTTCTCTTCGTGACGGACCCGGATTACGCCTTCACGAAGGCTTACGGATTGCGGTGGAACGCACCCGCCGAAACCGCCTATCCCGCCACCTTCATCCTCGACACCGCCGGCAAGGTGCGGTTCGCGCGGATCAGCCACTCGCACGGCGACCGCTCCAGCCCGGCCGAAGTGCTCAAGGCGCTCGACCACATCAAATAA
- a CDS encoding flavoprotein: MNAAKTIVLGVTGSIAAHRAADLTSRLTKDGYAVHVVMTADAQRFITPLPFKTLSRHPVVTDLYDEAEGWKPQHIELADAADLLLIAPATANLIAKLAHGIADDALSCIALALNPKARVLVAPAMNGKMWLHPATQLNVGRLKARGVEFIGPEEGLLSCGYEGIGRLWPVEGIADRVKQLLPG, encoded by the coding sequence ATGAACGCCGCCAAGACAATTGTTCTGGGAGTGACCGGCAGCATCGCCGCCCACCGGGCCGCGGACCTGACCAGCCGCCTGACGAAGGACGGTTACGCGGTGCACGTGGTCATGACCGCCGACGCGCAGCGCTTCATCACCCCGCTGCCATTCAAAACGCTTTCGCGCCACCCGGTCGTCACGGACCTCTACGATGAAGCCGAGGGCTGGAAGCCGCAGCACATCGAACTCGCCGACGCCGCCGACCTGCTGCTGATTGCCCCGGCCACGGCCAACCTCATCGCCAAGCTGGCCCACGGCATCGCGGACGACGCGCTGAGCTGCATTGCGCTGGCGCTGAATCCCAAGGCGCGCGTGCTGGTGGCCCCGGCCATGAACGGAAAAATGTGGCTGCACCCCGCCACCCAGTTGAACGTCGGCAGGCTCAAGGCCCGCGGGGTGGAATTCATTGGTCCGGAGGAAGGTCTGCTTTCGTGCGGCTACGAGGGCATTGGCCGGCTCTGGCCGGTGGAAGGCATTGCCGACCGTGTGAAGCAACTGCTCCCGGGCTGA
- the gmk gene encoding guanylate kinase, which yields MARKKIPLLVLVSAASGAGKTTLVREVLAARPDMQRAVTCTTRPPRPDEQDGVDYYFLTPERFARLLAAGKFIEHARVYGYDYGLLRAEVIKKLRAGTDVLVNVDVQGAATIRGIAARDPEVQRSLVTIFLSPPSLALLAQRLRKRGTDSEKVIARRLRAAKREIKAWRHFDYLIITNTVELDRQHALAIIESEKMRCLRSPAPAI from the coding sequence ATGGCGCGCAAAAAAATTCCGCTGCTCGTGCTGGTTTCCGCCGCGTCCGGCGCCGGGAAGACCACGCTGGTCCGCGAAGTGCTGGCGGCGCGCCCCGACATGCAGCGCGCCGTCACCTGCACCACGCGCCCCCCGCGGCCGGACGAACAGGACGGCGTGGATTATTATTTCCTCACCCCCGAGCGCTTCGCCCGGCTGCTTGCCGCCGGCAAATTCATCGAACACGCCCGGGTGTATGGTTATGATTACGGTCTGCTGCGCGCGGAGGTGATCAAGAAACTCCGGGCGGGGACGGACGTGCTCGTCAACGTGGACGTGCAGGGCGCCGCCACCATCCGCGGCATCGCGGCCCGGGATCCCGAGGTCCAGCGCTCGCTGGTCACCATCTTTCTGTCGCCGCCCTCGCTCGCACTGCTTGCCCAGCGGCTGCGCAAACGAGGCACGGATTCCGAAAAGGTCATCGCCCGCCGGTTGCGCGCCGCCAAACGGGAAATCAAGGCCTGGCGCCACTTTGACTATCTCATCATCACGAATACCGTGGAACTGGACCGGCAGCACGCGCTGGCCATCATCGAGTCGGAAAAAATGCGGTGCCTCCGCAGCCCGGCGCCCGCCATCTGA